From one Rhodamnia argentea isolate NSW1041297 chromosome 1, ASM2092103v1, whole genome shotgun sequence genomic stretch:
- the LOC115726653 gene encoding uncharacterized protein LOC115726653 isoform X3 produces MNLENQTIEPVTELGLALDYSSQCNQRISNNDPSAGANAGSSGCMTFVAPNPLSELVWSPHSGLSLKCADCGFIERKPSPILGAGSKYASGQVSGKNGDPPHNEVSHGDPASGGQDVTMNYEQLAMGVTMVSEVLPLNEQTASTTPAFSPCGEDDKLASFLREESKKTSNPILPLMDKLESTAENDIRTLNSENICHVTADSVASGSSSEVKSISMPDPDIQHKGKLVSSNRRIHGSRNKGKEKALSDGDASGRLIKEDDNSHESVESCNSTGFFSVGRKRGSIEAHMIGENKQARYVQNQTASSSFAGQESSFMNWISNMVKGLPKTNQDVAGSLSLALTGPSSGNEHLDRSFVAGGQNLHAHGGNMGFKSIFQSIYCSNKSAQESRTLLLPSQVGEGSTKIELPNKICAKDVHPLACLAENDNPSKKLLLQCRMFDESTPEIGAGGQNITQVLDARFTVSQENCENHSTKRKSLDNLDNGSNKNSKNSSNFSLGEQNSKKAGEDHSSSPEEKISNLGCRNDSLGSLWISRFASRTSCSIQKQDICVHSMGGTVEDSGNFIRITAQSNQSFGCHPDPTNIEVKDCTSEEPSNGVGKEPQDCAAGIEASFGFRKLQNSHDHHMMHKVNRLSSSQRLKSSEEMASLFARRLDALKHIIPPNPLDVGAGCSATCLFCGTKGHGLQKCSEIAEAELEDVLMNAKSYQVVEEMPPLCIRCYQLNHWAVTCPNVVAKSIPPQDCTYVINHRCSDIAQLQYKHMHQKSNLVDRCNGNLKLKEVSSSDKDIPNPNWIRKCSALSPIQSRLKENAITTTGNFEERHISDVPKAIFDSVKMLQLSRTSILNPLNFRWMSARTSPVHLDGFFLRLRLGKWEEGLGGTGYYVACITGMQREKTSGRNPISVNIGGVKYLVESRYISNHDFLEDELMAWLCMTSRAGGKIPTEEDLRMKVEEKKRLGF; encoded by the exons GTCAGGTTAGTGGTAAAAATGGAGATCCTCCACATAATGAAGTTTCCCACGGAGATCCTGCCTCTGGAGGACAAGATGTCACGATGAACTATGAGCAATTGGCAATGGGAGTTACAATGGTGTCAGAAGTTCTCCCACTGAATGAACAGACAGCTTCCACTACTCCGGCTTTCTCTCCATGCGGAGAGGATGACAAACTAGCTTCATTTTTAAgagaggaaagcaagaaaaccaGTAATCCAATTCTTCCGTTAATGGACAAACTAGAATCAACAGCTGAGAATGACATAAGAACTCTTAACAGTGAAAACATCTGCCATGTAACAGCTGATTCCGTAGCCTCAGGATCTTCGTCCGAAGTCAAAAGCATCTCCATGCCGGATCCTGATATCCAACACAAAGGAAAACTTGTTTCTAGCAACAGAAGAATCCATGGAAGTCGTAACAAAGGTAAAGAAAAGGCATTATCTGATGGAGATGCTAGTGGACGATTGATAAAAGAGGATGACAACAGCCATGAGAGTGTTGAAAGCTGTAACAGCACGGGCTTTTTTTCAGTTGGAAGGAAGAGAGGGAGCATTGAAGCACATATGATTGGTGAAAATAAACAGGCTAGGTATGTTCAAAACCAAACTGCTTCAAGCTCTTTTGCTGGACAAGAAAGCTCCTTCATGAATTGGATATCAAACATGGTGAAGGGCCTGCCAAAAACAAATCAAGACGTGGCAGGCTCTCTCTCACTTGCTCTCACTGGTCCTAGTTCTGGAAATGAGCATCTGGATCGTTCATTTGTAGCTGGTGGCCAAAACCTGCATGCTCATGGTGGGAATATGGGTTTTAAGTCCATTTTTCAATCAATCTACTGTTCGAATAAAAGTGCTCAAGAATCGAGAACACTTCTGCTTCCTAGTCAAGTGGGAGAGGGATCTACAAAAATTGAGCTGCCTAACAAGATATGTGCTAAAGATGTGCATCCATTAGCATGTCTAGCAGAGAATGACAACCCAAGCAAGAAGCTGCTGCTGCAATGCAGAATGTTCGACGAATCTACTCCTGAAATTGGAGCTGGTGGTCAAAATATTACTCAAGTTTTAGATGCAAGATTTACTGTCTCTCAGGAGAATTGTGAAAATCACTCCACAAAGCGTAAGAGTCTCGACAACTTGGATAACGGAAGTAATAAGAACTCAAAAAATTCATCGAACTTTTCTTTGGGGGAACAAAACTCAAAAAAAGCTGGTGAGGATCATTCTTCTTCTCCAGAAGAGAAGATTAGTAATCTTGGCTGCAGAAATGATTCTCTAGGAAGCTTGTGGATCTCTCGTTTTGCATCAAGGACCTCTTGCTCTATACAAAAGCAGGATATCTGTGTCCATAGTATGGGTGGAACAGTTGAGGATTCAGGGAATTTCATTAGAATTACGGCTCAGTCTAATCAATCTTTTGGCTGTCACCCAGATCCGACAAATATAGAGGTCAAGGATTGTACCAGTGAAGAACCATCTAATGGTGTTGGAAAAGAACCACAAGACTGCGCTGCTGGTATTGAAGCTTCCTTTGGTTTCAGAAAGCTCCAGAATAGTCATGATCACCATATGATGCACAAAGTGAACCGTCTTTCGTCTTCTCAGAGACTTAAAAGTTCCGAGGAAATGGCTTCATTGTTTGCTCGAAGATTGGATGCCCTTAAGCACATTATCCCGCCAAATCCACTAGATGTGGGTGCTGGGTGTAGCGCAACTTGTCTCTTTTGTGGAACAAAAGGTCATGGTCTCCAAAAATGCTCAGAGATAGCAGAAGCTGAGCTGGAAGACGTCTTAATGAATGCCAAATCATATCAAGTAGTGGAGGAAATGCCTCCTCTATGCATTAGATGTTATCAGCTCAATCATTGGGCTGTTACATGTCCAAATGTCGTTGCAAAATCGATTCCACCTCAGGATTGTACTTATGTCATTAATCACCGCTGTTCTGATATAGCACAGCTTCAGTATAAACATATGCACCAAAAGAGTAACCTTGTAGATCGTTGTAATGGAAACTTGAAATTGAAGGAAGTATCAAGCTCTGACAAAGATATTCCTAACCCAAACTGGATTAGGAAATGCAGTGCTTTGAGCCCCATTCAAAGTAGGCTGAAAGAGAATGCAATCACAACAACAGGAAATTTCGAGGAACGGCATATATCAGATGTGCCTAAAGCAATCTTTGACTCGGTAAAGATGCTTCAACTGTCTCGGACCAGTATCCTCAA TCCTTTAAATTTTAGGTGGATGAGTGCGCGGACATCCCCAGTGCACCTTGATGGATTCTTTCTGCGCTTGCGTCTTGGAAAGTGGGAAGAAGGACTTGGAGGAACTGGTTATTATGTAGCTTGCATAACTG GAATGCAAAGAGAAAAGACATCCGGTAGAAATCCTATCTCTGTTAACATTGGTGGAGTCAAATATCTCGTCGAGAGTCGATACATCTCCAACCACGATTTTCTTGAG GATGAGTTAATGGCCTGGTTGTGTATGACGTCCCGAGCTGGCGGCAAGATTCCAACTGAGGAAGATCTGAGGATGAAAGTGGAGGAAAAGAAGAGGCTAGGGTTCTGA
- the LOC115726656 gene encoding uncharacterized protein LOC115726656: MPWYLCNSVVGNAAAKFIGKCRQFKQQTKVVVSNEKWEVENTGAMSVIRLWGSKAVLFKRKRSGELWEEHSNNWLKLVAIDAVFQSIEQSFERNELMFLCGSAEDSNPVEQIGNILSSKTYASFNFKFFNITTNPKRNQFLSPPRELHMLEDAGKQGDARSLDAEADRAPQQLQDAKRIGHLSVGSESDPQHQSPGSLESAVGAPILDQQND; the protein is encoded by the exons ATGCCCTGGTACTTGTGCAACTCCGTCGTTGGCAATGCAGCAGCAAAGTTCATCGGGAAGTGTAGGCAATTTAAGCAGCAGACGAAGGTTGTCGTGTCGAATGAGAAGTGGGAGGTGGAGAACACGGGCGCAATGTCGGTGATACGCCTTTGGGGATCGAAAGCCGTCCTGTTCAAGCGGAAGAGGAGCGGCGAGCTGTGGGAAGAGCACAGCAACAACTGGCTCAAGCTTGTGGCAATCGACGCGGTCTTCCAATCTATCGAACAAAGC TTTGAAAGGAACGAGCTCATGTTCTTGTGCGGCTCAGCTGAAGACTCCAACCCTGTCGAACAGATTGGAAACATCCTGAGCAGTAAAACCTATGCCTCCTTCAACTTCAAGTTCTTCAACATCACCACCAACCCCAAAAGAAACCAATTCCTTTCCCCACCTCGAGAACTGCATATGCTAGAAGATGCTGGCAAACAAGGAGACGCACGATCCCTGGACGCTGAAGCTGATCGAGCTCCACAACAGTTACAAGACGCAAAGCGGATTGGCCATCTTAGCGTGGGGTCCGAGAGTGATCCTCAACACCAGTCTCCCGGATCTCTGGAAAGTGCTGTCGGAGCACCAATCTTGGATCAACAAAACGACTAA
- the LOC115750317 gene encoding protein SIEVE ELEMENT OCCLUSION B-like produces the protein MAGNNGFMTVVAGSNGLAIKVAGSDGFMAGLPALLDSGDFMTNVTSSTTEEVDVKYYLSLVEKILDQAMDIADDIANGGWAKGNQGQTKSLTLPSIGTSVPLSPTINELYDQIKALQTNSAQQTMESLSVKLSSFSWDAKAVLTLLALSVYYLENCRRAQIQASDNLLCLMATLRGETPAGMTNAFVALNDLIKETLEFTKRIVEFVSYSKDSGEFSAPINISANFYYVIVIVLGCSVLFGRMISKSNEYPDLSSFSDMVNKICQSFNNQVEDFKQMEEEHLYQKIEEVSNSCDDIVELLTELFCTKNGSSAVYQGSKRTMVKVEELKNKSVMLLISDLNLSNDDLATLSSIYNASTFKNYEIIWVPVPEAYNETMQKQFLDMRSRMQWYTCTSMVSMAAAKFIQEKWQFRQQTKVVLLNQKGKVVNMDAMTMIRLWGWKAFPFTEKKDYELWNTQGINWLELVVNKTICPYIEQCFERKELLVLYDSAEDSKTVHEIEEYLEKINGYSVSHIAIRISKRREQFLTRLENCISLKMQANPDIYDSLTQELLELYTSYKKHGGFAIIARGSRVVINARLTDFAMVLSQHPTWIKRVTHTQAFEAVFQEHYNQVIVKQRCHHFYIPNMVGNVPKRIKCTVCSRDMKTAVTFECCHGAH, from the exons ATGGCCGGAAACAATGGCTTCATGACCGTGGTGGCCGGAAGCAATGGCCTAGCGATCAAGGTGGCCGGAAGCGATGGCTTCATGGCTGGATTACCTGCCCTCCTCGACAGCGGCGACTTCATGACGAATGTCACGAGCTCTACAACAGAAGAAGTTGATGTCAAGTACTACCTGAGCCTTGTCGAGAAAATCCTCGACCAAGCCATGGACATTGCCGATGATATCGCTAACGGCGGTTGGGCAAAG GGTAACCAAGGCCAGACCAAAAGCTTGACCTTGCCTTCCATAGGAACTTCTGTTCCTTTGTCACCAACTATTAACGAACTGTACGATCAG ATTAAGGCCTTGCAAACCAACAGTGCGCAGCAAACAATGGAGTCGCTTTCGGTCAAGCTGTCATCCTTTTCATGGGATGCTAAGGCTGTGCTGACATTGTTAGCTTTATCGGTGTACTATCTGGAGAACTGCCGTCGCGCTCAAATTCAAGCATCAGACAACCTTTTATGCCTAATGGCCACGTTGAGAGGGGAAACCCCAGCTGGTATGACCAATGCTTTTGTTGCCCTTAATGATCTGATCAAGGAGACTCTGGAGTTCACCAAGCGCATTGTTGAGTTTGTGAGCTACTCTAAAGATTCCGGAGAATTTTCAGCACCGATCAACATATCAGCCAATTTTTATTACGTCATCGTCATTGTACTCGGCTGCTCAGTTCTGTTCGGTCGCATGATTAGCAAGAGCAACGAGTAT CCAGATCTGTCGAGCTTCTCAGACATGGTCAACAAGATATGTCAATCCTTCAATAATCAAGTAGAGGATTTCAAGCAAATGG AGGAGGAACACTTATATCAGAAGATTGAGGAAGTTTCCAATTCTTGTGATGATATTGTGGAGCTTTTGACCGAACTGTTTTGCACCAAGAACGGTTCGTCCGCAGTTTATCAAGGCTCCAAGAGGACAATG GTAAAGGTGGAGGAGTTGAAGAACAAGAGCGTGATGCTGCTCATTTCCGACTTGAACTTGTCGAATGACGATCTAGCCACCCTTAGCAGCATCTACAATGCAAGCACcttcaaaaattatgaaattatatgGGTTCCTGTCCCGGAGGCATATAATGAGACGATGCAGAAGCAGTTCCTAGACATGAGATCTCGGATGCAGTGGTACACATGCACCTCCATGGTCAGCATGGCGGCAGCAAAGTTCATCCAGGAGAAGTGGCAATTTAGGCAGCAGACGAAAGTTGTCCTGCTGAACCAAAAGGGGAAGGTGGTGAACATGGACGCGATGACAATGATACGCCTTTGGGGATGGAAAGCCTTCCCGTTCACGGAGAAAAAGGACTACGAGCTCTGGAACACGCAAGGGATCAACTGGCTCGAGCTCGTGGTGAACAAAACGATCTGTCCTTATATCGAACAATGC TTTGAAAGGAAGGAGCTCCTAGTCTTGTACGACTCAGCTGAAGACTCCAAGACTGTCCATGAGATTGAAGAATACCTGGAGAAGATCAACGGCTATTCAGTCTCCCACATAGCCATCAGAATCAGCAAGAGGCGAGAGCAATTCCTGACCCGCCTCGAGAACTGCATTTCCTTGAAGATGCAGGCGAATCCCGACATCTACGATTCCCTGACTCAGGAGCTGCTCGAGCTCTACACCAGCTACAAGAAGCACGGCGGGTTCGCCATCATCGCGAGGGGGTCGAGGGTGGTCATCAATGCTCGTCTCACAGATTTCGCAATGGTGCTGTCGCAGCACCCGACGTGGATCAAGAGGGTGACTCACACACAGGCTTTCGAGGCCGTCTTCCAAGAGCATTACAATCAGGTCATTGTGAAGCAGCGCTGCCACCATTTCTACATCCCCAACATGGTCGGCAATGTACCGAAACGCATCAAGTGCACCGTGTGCTCTCGGGACATGAAGACCGCCGTCACCTTCGAGTGCTGCCACGGTGCGCATTGA